A genomic segment from Legionella micdadei encodes:
- the pilM gene encoding type IV pilus biogenesis protein PilM translates to MFKRFKSKTRSMLGIDISSTSVRILEISTQNEKPCIEAFGCKPLIPSTVEAEGIIHTDVLTSTIKTLLSEIKPASRQVAIAVPDSMVISKIIQLVNNLNDLELEELAIHEAKKLLTFSSEELSVDFVVLGASEVFGMLDVLLVVSKSENIDKRVKALKSSGLEVIIVDIESHAIARAVNHINESNSEAVIAVIDIRPWSMRLCIITGGKVVYARDEIFDADQLLIPVLKPICDLALMHLKRNFQFFFANCHYREIDLIYVAGEGVNLNELAQFIGEGFGASTVVANPINCIEIVSHQQRERFSQLAPSFLVAFGLALRGYHAN, encoded by the coding sequence GTGTTTAAACGATTCAAATCCAAGACTCGTTCTATGCTTGGTATTGATATTAGTTCAACATCAGTCAGAATTCTTGAAATCTCCACTCAGAATGAAAAGCCTTGTATCGAAGCTTTCGGCTGTAAGCCTTTGATACCCAGTACAGTTGAAGCAGAGGGTATTATCCATACTGACGTACTCACTTCAACGATTAAAACCCTTTTATCCGAAATTAAGCCAGCCTCTAGACAAGTAGCGATTGCTGTTCCTGATTCGATGGTGATTAGCAAAATAATCCAACTTGTTAACAACTTAAATGATCTTGAACTTGAAGAGTTGGCCATTCATGAAGCAAAGAAATTGCTTACGTTTTCCTCAGAAGAGCTTAGCGTCGATTTTGTTGTGCTGGGAGCCAGTGAAGTATTCGGCATGTTGGATGTGTTACTGGTGGTTTCCAAGAGTGAAAATATTGATAAACGTGTTAAAGCGCTTAAGAGTTCAGGATTAGAGGTTATCATTGTTGATATCGAATCTCATGCTATTGCGCGAGCAGTTAATCACATTAATGAAAGTAATTCTGAAGCAGTGATTGCGGTGATTGATATCAGGCCTTGGTCTATGCGCTTATGCATCATAACCGGCGGCAAAGTTGTCTATGCTCGTGATGAAATTTTCGATGCTGATCAGTTATTAATCCCTGTATTGAAACCTATTTGTGATTTAGCTTTGATGCATTTGAAAAGGAATTTCCAATTCTTTTTCGCTAATTGTCATTATAGGGAGATTGATCTGATTTATGTCGCTGGAGAGGGGGTTAATCTGAATGAACTAGCCCAATTCATCGGAGAAGGGTTTGGAGCCTCAACCGTTGTTGCCAATCCGATAAATTGCATTGAGATTGTCAGTCATCAACAGAGAGAACGATTTTCTCAATTAGCTCCATCGTTTTTAGTTGCGTTCGGTTTAGCATTAAGGGGGTACCATGCAAATTGA
- a CDS encoding PilN domain-containing protein, producing the protein MQIEVNLLPWRQIMRNTQQRKFLASTLIVSASIMIMCLLMHYHFARLNNEQTKRNQEIKKNIDIFAEKILEINQMKKKKKEMTKMVEFVEKLRNEGYFFIRLFDELTKIIPNGIYLNNIQLKNRKIALNGESEFNHLIPILMKNIEKNPWMKNPNLLEIKKVDNSHRSLFHIIVIPNFKKN; encoded by the coding sequence ATGCAAATTGAAGTGAATTTATTGCCTTGGCGGCAAATAATGCGCAATACACAGCAAAGAAAATTTCTAGCCAGCACATTAATCGTTTCCGCATCGATTATGATTATGTGTTTGCTTATGCACTACCACTTCGCAAGGCTTAATAATGAGCAGACAAAACGCAATCAAGAAATTAAAAAGAATATTGATATTTTTGCCGAAAAAATACTTGAAATTAACCAGATGAAGAAAAAAAAGAAAGAAATGACTAAAATGGTGGAATTCGTGGAAAAATTAAGGAATGAAGGATATTTCTTCATTCGCCTATTTGATGAGCTTACCAAAATAATACCCAATGGTATTTATTTGAATAATATACAGTTAAAAAACAGGAAGATTGCTTTGAATGGAGAGTCTGAATTTAATCATTTAATCCCTATTTTAATGAAAAACATTGAGAAAAATCCATGGATGAAAAATCCAAATTTACTCGAAATTAAAAAGGTCGATAATTCACATCGATCATTATTTCATATTATCGTTATTCCTAATTTTAAAAAGAATTAA
- a CDS encoding type 4a pilus biogenesis protein PilO gives MKADFEQYKILSNQAEKLEIEYKDKQQVMKQNDDEMSAKYLNDNYQKMIKFYFNKEWRNDLLTEVHEICIKSGITLGFFSPQPKITHQFLVEEIIDIVVIGEYHQLAVFISKILQLNHLIGFDAFEVKKFSTSNHQNNFEKLRMEIKTKFYQYKQEVK, from the coding sequence GTGAAGGCAGATTTTGAACAGTATAAAATATTATCTAATCAAGCGGAAAAATTAGAAATTGAGTATAAAGATAAGCAGCAAGTGATGAAGCAAAATGATGATGAGATGTCGGCAAAATACTTAAATGATAATTATCAAAAAATGATAAAATTTTACTTTAATAAAGAATGGAGAAATGATTTATTAACAGAGGTTCATGAAATATGTATTAAGTCCGGAATTACCTTGGGTTTTTTTAGTCCACAGCCCAAAATAACTCATCAATTTTTAGTTGAAGAAATCATTGACATAGTCGTCATTGGTGAATATCACCAATTAGCCGTATTTATAAGTAAAATACTACAGCTTAATCATCTCATAGGCTTTGATGCCTTTGAAGTTAAAAAATTTTCAACAAGTAACCATCAAAACAATTTTGAAAAATTGCGCATGGAAATAAAGACAAAATTTTATCAATATAAACAAGAAGTAAAATGA
- a CDS encoding pilus assembly protein PilP, producing MKNWIVIIMLLLCPLASNAGENISDLNLKRDLMDANLHKNTVSRLTRIPKSSHFSYNVRYNPFFGKIENKKNGQIASNRRDISHRTTIDSLRYSGMLRRESIFWAIISHSDGKITAVKLGEQLKDTKWAVVKINKKFLLLEEKIFVAGNWKSKVFKLYLTPGFPEKELTV from the coding sequence ATGAAAAATTGGATCGTTATAATTATGCTATTACTTTGCCCATTAGCCAGTAACGCTGGAGAAAACATTTCTGATCTTAATTTAAAACGGGATCTAATGGATGCAAATTTGCATAAAAATACTGTTTCTAGGTTAACAAGAATCCCAAAATCTTCTCATTTTAGTTACAACGTTAGATATAATCCATTCTTTGGAAAAATTGAGAATAAAAAAAATGGTCAAATAGCGTCTAATAGAAGAGATATTTCACACAGAACAACGATCGATTCCCTACGCTATAGTGGAATGTTAAGAAGAGAGTCAATCTTCTGGGCAATAATTAGCCATAGCGATGGAAAAATAACAGCTGTTAAGCTAGGTGAACAATTGAAGGATACTAAGTGGGCTGTTGTTAAAATTAATAAAAAATTTCTTCTCCTAGAAGAAAAGATTTTTGTTGCAGGAAACTGGAAAAGCAAAGTCTTTAAACTTTATTTAACACCAGGATTTCCTGAGAAGGAATTGACCGTTTAA
- the aroK gene encoding shikimate kinase AroK produces the protein MSIVKVRNIFLIGPMGAGKSTIGRTLAKELKLEFYDSDEVIEERAGADISWIFDIEGEEGFRRREQKVIDELTQKTNIVLATGGGVVMTPENRNALAGRGTVIYLKTSIQQQYERTKRDTKRPLLQTDDLESRLAMLRDEREPFYDELADISFETDKLTVKAVANNIIKYIYGEI, from the coding sequence ATGAGCATAGTTAAAGTACGAAATATCTTTCTAATTGGGCCGATGGGAGCAGGTAAGAGTACAATAGGCCGTACTTTGGCAAAGGAGCTCAAGCTTGAGTTCTATGATTCTGACGAAGTGATTGAAGAACGTGCAGGAGCAGACATTTCTTGGATTTTTGATATTGAAGGAGAAGAAGGCTTTCGTCGCCGAGAGCAGAAAGTGATTGATGAATTAACTCAAAAAACCAATATAGTTTTAGCGACTGGCGGCGGTGTAGTCATGACCCCTGAAAATAGGAATGCTCTTGCGGGTCGCGGTACGGTTATCTATCTTAAGACTTCTATACAGCAACAGTACGAGCGAACAAAACGCGATACGAAACGACCATTGCTCCAAACAGACGACTTAGAGAGTAGGTTGGCAATGCTTCGTGACGAGAGAGAACCATTCTATGATGAATTAGCCGATATTAGTTTTGAAACGGATAAATTAACTGTTAAAGCAGTGGCTAACAACATTATTAAATATATCTATGGCGAAATTTAA
- the aroB gene encoding 3-dehydroquinate synthase translates to MAKFKLHQELIIRLPGHEYPILIGHNALTDKNLLHRYVLSKQVLIVTNTTVAPIYLGFLKLAFADRQCDIVILEDGETFKNQQSLFAIYDTLIANHHHRDTTLIALGGGVVGDITGFAAATYQRGVPFLQIPTTLLAQVDASVGGKTAINHPQAKNMIGSFHQPNAVIIDLNTLKTLPLREFRAGLAEIIKHALLAGGEFFNLVYDALEAGLDSNNSSQLPEIISQSCRIKAEIVQADERETGQRALLNLGHTFAHALEAYTHYERWLHGEAVAIGLYCAALLSHHLGLLDEKALQFVDKMLMMAKLPRRIPADIDLNELRALMSQDKKIKNKRLRFILMRAIGCCHIQDNVSEDSLRLSLQSAIEGD, encoded by the coding sequence ATGGCGAAATTTAAGTTACATCAAGAACTCATTATTCGCCTGCCAGGACATGAATATCCTATTCTTATTGGCCATAATGCTTTAACCGATAAAAATCTGCTTCATCGTTATGTTTTGTCTAAGCAAGTGCTAATCGTGACAAACACGACGGTTGCACCAATTTACTTAGGATTCTTAAAATTGGCTTTTGCAGATAGACAATGTGATATCGTCATTCTTGAAGATGGTGAGACATTTAAAAATCAGCAAAGTTTATTTGCAATTTATGACACATTGATAGCCAATCATCACCACCGTGATACAACTTTAATCGCCCTAGGTGGCGGGGTAGTTGGCGACATTACAGGCTTTGCAGCTGCGACATACCAACGTGGGGTCCCTTTCCTGCAAATACCTACCACTTTATTGGCTCAAGTTGATGCATCCGTTGGAGGAAAAACGGCGATAAATCACCCTCAAGCAAAAAATATGATTGGTAGTTTTCACCAACCAAACGCGGTTATTATTGATTTAAATACGCTAAAGACTCTGCCCTTACGAGAGTTCCGTGCTGGCCTTGCTGAAATAATTAAGCATGCCTTATTAGCTGGAGGTGAGTTTTTCAATCTTGTTTACGATGCATTAGAAGCAGGTTTAGATTCCAATAATTCAAGCCAATTACCAGAAATTATTAGCCAGAGTTGCCGAATAAAAGCTGAAATTGTCCAGGCTGATGAGCGAGAAACGGGACAACGCGCTTTATTAAATCTTGGCCATACATTTGCTCATGCACTCGAAGCTTATACCCATTATGAGCGATGGTTGCATGGAGAAGCTGTGGCAATTGGACTTTATTGTGCTGCCCTGCTTTCTCATCACTTAGGGCTATTAGATGAAAAAGCTTTGCAATTTGTCGATAAAATGTTGATGATGGCTAAATTACCACGCAGAATTCCTGCTGATATTGACCTTAATGAGTTACGCGCATTAATGTCACAAGATAAAAAAATTAAGAATAAGCGTTTGCGCTTTATTTTGATGAGAGCAATAGGATGTTGTCACATTCAAGACAATGTGTCAGAAGACAGTTTGCGTTTATCATTGCAGAGTGCAATTGAAGGAGATTAA
- a CDS encoding AAA family ATPase — MQNEAIEPSIKERDNPVAKQVFKPNSWLTKIDYINHLVLFNNVMIAVLAEQGAGKTTFAKLLQSSLDSQIKAHLMKAKAPFSQADFLNQLDAVFHFRIDSEISLAKLVSQINERKAHVLIIIDDAQNLPDSFLQEALFELKHQGDSGFFHLCFVSDFSLVASLNKLEPHLIHTLEPGVLTESETKTYLFNAFPFPKVLDKALDEKRLEQFYQLTGGNIARINSHMKDFFGSESNQLLERHKSFIRNMGFLATAAIALLASSYIWQNQFLPSSASFQEEVEYDTSPDLVAEVSQPLPSLVPTISTVDKEPVLVSQLPDINQALISRPSQIPGWLTASVKQQVQPSPKRVLDFALEEEETNDSLVVRDRVVVIPKTLPAANSTSKVASSNQSQDNMSKIAKVNTTKGQYTIQVLASRKRDDVMRFVNSHKMTANAKIRLTKRDGLDWYVLTIGEFGQVEQAQAAIKTLPAELAQFNPWIRPVGQLKAVG; from the coding sequence ATGCAAAATGAGGCAATTGAGCCAAGTATCAAGGAACGGGATAACCCGGTTGCCAAGCAAGTTTTTAAACCCAATTCTTGGCTTACCAAGATTGATTATATTAATCACCTTGTATTATTTAATAACGTCATGATAGCGGTTTTGGCGGAGCAAGGGGCCGGTAAAACGACTTTTGCTAAATTGCTGCAATCAAGTCTTGATTCGCAGATTAAAGCGCATCTGATGAAGGCGAAAGCGCCTTTTTCGCAAGCGGATTTTCTAAATCAGCTGGATGCGGTATTCCATTTTCGTATTGATTCAGAAATCAGTCTTGCAAAACTAGTTAGTCAAATTAACGAGCGGAAAGCACATGTATTAATCATTATTGATGATGCACAGAATTTACCGGATTCATTTTTGCAAGAAGCGCTGTTTGAACTAAAACATCAAGGAGATAGTGGCTTCTTTCATCTATGCTTTGTGTCTGATTTTTCATTAGTGGCAAGCTTAAATAAACTGGAACCCCATTTAATCCATACGTTAGAGCCAGGTGTTCTAACAGAGTCAGAAACAAAAACTTATCTGTTTAATGCTTTCCCCTTTCCTAAAGTATTAGATAAGGCATTGGATGAGAAGCGGTTAGAGCAGTTTTATCAGTTAACAGGCGGCAATATTGCACGCATCAATAGCCATATGAAGGACTTTTTTGGTTCCGAATCCAATCAATTACTCGAGCGCCACAAATCATTTATTCGAAATATGGGTTTCTTAGCCACTGCAGCGATTGCTTTGCTGGCTTCATCTTATATATGGCAAAACCAGTTTTTACCTTCTTCCGCGAGTTTTCAAGAAGAGGTGGAGTATGATACCTCTCCCGATCTTGTGGCAGAGGTTAGCCAACCTTTGCCTTCGTTAGTACCCACTATCTCAACAGTCGATAAAGAGCCAGTTTTGGTTAGTCAATTGCCTGATATAAATCAAGCTCTTATTAGCCGACCGAGCCAAATACCTGGCTGGCTAACAGCTTCGGTGAAACAACAAGTCCAACCCTCACCAAAACGCGTTTTAGATTTCGCGCTTGAGGAGGAGGAAACCAATGATTCTCTCGTGGTTAGGGATAGGGTTGTTGTTATTCCTAAAACTTTGCCTGCCGCTAACTCAACGTCAAAAGTTGCTTCTTCAAACCAATCTCAAGATAACATGAGCAAAATTGCAAAAGTAAATACCACAAAAGGCCAATACACTATACAGGTCTTAGCAAGCCGCAAGCGGGATGATGTCATGCGTTTTGTGAATAGCCATAAAATGACTGCAAATGCAAAAATACGCTTAACGAAACGGGATGGTTTGGATTGGTACGTATTGACTATCGGGGAGTTTGGTCAAGTAGAACAGGCTCAGGCCGCAATTAAAACGTTGCCCGCTGAACTTGCCCAATTTAATCCGTGGATTCGTCCTGTTGGTCAGTTAAAGGCAGTCGGCTAA
- the pnuC gene encoding nicotinamide riboside transporter PnuC, with translation MMLDLFGAICSLLSTYYFIRLDCKAWLTTLFATCFNGFLYWQKGIYADMLLESFYFFSTCYGWYVWQKPTPQLEGIRNLSKKQWHLLLTLLLGCFILISTLLLMFTRSDVVLLDALTTSLSLTAQWLMCYKAIATWIFWLFTDAIYAYMYLHKQLPFHCLLMLVYTGMAGVGYLTWTRQKAIPKPLQI, from the coding sequence ATGATGTTAGATTTATTTGGTGCAATTTGCTCACTTTTGTCGACCTATTATTTTATTCGTCTTGATTGCAAAGCTTGGCTAACGACGCTATTCGCTACATGCTTCAATGGTTTCCTCTATTGGCAAAAGGGAATCTATGCCGATATGTTGCTTGAATCATTTTATTTTTTTAGTACTTGCTATGGTTGGTATGTATGGCAAAAACCAACTCCGCAACTCGAGGGGATTCGCAACCTTTCAAAAAAACAATGGCATTTATTACTAACGCTGCTTTTGGGCTGCTTCATACTTATAAGCACTTTACTTTTAATGTTTACTCGTTCTGACGTAGTACTACTTGATGCACTAACTACCTCATTAAGCCTCACAGCTCAATGGTTAATGTGCTATAAAGCAATAGCCACCTGGATTTTTTGGCTTTTTACCGATGCCATTTATGCCTACATGTATTTACATAAGCAATTACCTTTTCACTGCTTACTGATGCTTGTCTATACGGGAATGGCTGGTGTTGGCTATTTAACATGGACAAGACAAAAAGCTATCCCTAAGCCATTGCAAATCTAG
- a CDS encoding universal stress protein, translating to MYKRVLFATDFDEVGIRAAHKAKKIADENQAELYLVHVVEPIPAYAYPGFAGFAEVEVSIREQAEKELATLAKQLGVDEKHCMIEFGSTKNEILRVAQEKKIDLIVTGSHGKHGLALLLGSTANAILHGAECDVLIVRPLPSHSK from the coding sequence ATGTACAAAAGGGTATTATTCGCGACTGATTTTGATGAAGTGGGAATTAGAGCCGCGCATAAAGCAAAGAAAATAGCTGATGAAAATCAAGCAGAATTATATCTTGTTCACGTTGTTGAGCCGATTCCTGCCTACGCATATCCAGGTTTTGCCGGATTTGCTGAAGTTGAAGTTTCAATTCGTGAGCAAGCTGAGAAAGAATTGGCTACTCTAGCTAAGCAACTTGGAGTTGATGAAAAACATTGTATGATTGAATTTGGTTCAACAAAGAACGAAATCCTGCGTGTTGCTCAAGAAAAGAAAATTGATTTGATTGTGACTGGCAGTCACGGAAAGCACGGTCTTGCTCTGCTCCTTGGCTCCACTGCCAATGCCATTCTTCATGGGGCGGAATGCGATGTGTTAATAGTGCGTCCTTTGCCCTCTCATTCAAAATAA
- a CDS encoding universal stress protein produces MMIYQRIMVAVDGSEISHLALKEAIRLAKDQKAELRIIHVIDESAVYPTESHVDYASLWQVHREEGLKFLDQISEEVRNEQVPFDCKLVELKPFAGKIAEKIGEEAKVWPADLLVLGTHGRRGLNHLLLGSVAEQIIRIATTPVLLIRDQ; encoded by the coding sequence ATGATGATATATCAACGCATTATGGTCGCTGTGGATGGAAGCGAAATATCCCATTTAGCTTTAAAAGAAGCTATTCGGTTGGCCAAAGATCAAAAAGCCGAACTGCGCATCATCCATGTGATTGATGAAAGTGCTGTTTACCCTACTGAAAGCCACGTGGATTATGCTTCGCTTTGGCAAGTTCATCGCGAGGAAGGGTTAAAATTTTTAGATCAAATTAGTGAGGAAGTTCGTAATGAGCAAGTTCCATTCGACTGTAAATTAGTTGAATTGAAGCCTTTTGCTGGGAAGATTGCTGAAAAAATTGGAGAAGAAGCAAAAGTATGGCCTGCCGATTTGTTGGTTTTGGGAACACATGGTCGACGAGGTTTAAATCATTTACTTTTAGGAAGCGTGGCAGAACAAATTATCAGAATTGCAACAACACCTGTCTTGCTCATTCGGGATCAGTAA
- a CDS encoding dienelactone hydrolase family protein, translating into MVNFAKDIEHSIIIPLAEAELNGILHIPQECRGMVLFAHGSGSSRLSIRNQHVARILNKAKLATLLFDLLTPEEDAIDNFTREFRFDIPFLASRLLDTTYWCSDELGNYHLNFGYFGASTGGGAAIVAAAKAPELIKAVVSRGGRPDLATESLPRLKAPTLLIVGGNDEVVIGMNEEAMAQMNCEKKLEIVPGATHLFEEPGALDIVANLAKLWFMQYLI; encoded by the coding sequence ATGGTGAACTTTGCTAAGGATATTGAACATTCGATTATCATTCCTCTTGCTGAGGCAGAACTTAATGGTATTTTACACATACCTCAAGAGTGCAGAGGAATGGTATTATTTGCGCATGGAAGCGGCAGCAGTCGGTTGAGCATACGCAACCAGCATGTTGCTCGGATTTTAAACAAAGCAAAATTAGCGACTTTACTTTTTGATTTATTAACACCAGAAGAAGATGCAATTGACAATTTCACTCGTGAATTTCGTTTTGATATTCCTTTCCTTGCTTCTCGTTTGCTTGATACCACGTATTGGTGCTCGGATGAGCTAGGGAATTACCATTTGAATTTTGGGTATTTTGGTGCCAGTACCGGAGGGGGCGCCGCAATTGTAGCTGCCGCAAAAGCCCCCGAATTAATTAAAGCAGTCGTCTCTCGTGGCGGAAGACCTGATTTGGCGACTGAGAGTTTACCTAGGCTAAAAGCACCCACTTTATTAATTGTTGGTGGCAACGATGAGGTGGTTATAGGAATGAATGAAGAGGCAATGGCTCAAATGAACTGTGAGAAAAAACTGGAAATAGTCCCTGGTGCAACTCACCTGTTTGAGGAACCGGGAGCTTTGGATATCGTCGCTAATCTAGCAAAACTGTGGTTTATGCAGTATTTAATCTAA